From Cellulomonas oligotrophica, a single genomic window includes:
- a CDS encoding RDD family protein: protein MTTPGGTAPVLEAVPPPVDDGRAQYATWGRRVLATVLDGAVLSGVTWLALGPEAAAPTWWPGLPPSSAVDLPLAWTSSPWVWLLLAVYVLLQGLTGQTPGRRLVGIAVVDRVTGTPAGLLRTLVRPVVHVLDAILMVGYLRPLWDCRRRTFADQVLGTLVVPASSAGRLPVVVGRLVTALATVVCVLGLVLSVPSYTGGSAQSLRVACAPVEGSPVTPAGGLTWSGEITRDVGWGYERRLFWTRHEPSDAGPVTVSWWPLADAGTPEVTASATLRAPGIAGARQAEEVGGGGSVVTVELPVPADVEDGTVVVTSEVVEAGQVVAACSQVVDLDGSRNVPEDAMRVP from the coding sequence ATGACGACGCCAGGGGGCACGGCACCGGTCCTCGAGGCGGTCCCGCCGCCGGTGGACGACGGACGGGCGCAGTACGCGACGTGGGGGCGGCGCGTGCTGGCCACCGTCCTGGACGGTGCGGTGCTGTCCGGGGTGACGTGGCTGGCCCTCGGGCCCGAGGCGGCCGCGCCCACGTGGTGGCCCGGACTGCCGCCGTCGTCCGCGGTCGACCTGCCCCTGGCCTGGACGTCCTCGCCCTGGGTCTGGCTGCTCCTGGCCGTCTACGTGCTGCTGCAGGGCCTGACGGGGCAGACGCCCGGGCGGCGGCTCGTCGGCATCGCCGTGGTGGACCGTGTCACGGGCACCCCAGCGGGTCTGCTGCGCACGCTCGTGCGCCCGGTGGTGCACGTGCTCGACGCGATCCTGATGGTCGGCTACCTGCGCCCGCTGTGGGACTGCCGGCGGCGCACGTTCGCCGACCAGGTCCTCGGCACGCTCGTCGTCCCCGCGTCGTCGGCGGGGCGCCTCCCCGTCGTCGTGGGACGGCTCGTGACCGCCCTGGCGACGGTGGTGTGCGTGCTGGGTCTCGTGCTGAGCGTCCCGTCGTACACCGGCGGGTCGGCGCAGTCGTTGCGGGTCGCGTGCGCGCCGGTGGAGGGGTCCCCGGTGACGCCGGCCGGCGGGCTGACCTGGTCGGGCGAGATCACGCGGGACGTCGGCTGGGGCTACGAGCGACGACTGTTCTGGACGCGGCACGAACCGTCCGACGCGGGCCCGGTGACGGTCAGCTGGTGGCCGCTCGCCGACGCGGGGACGCCCGAGGTCACGGCGTCCGCGACGCTGCGGGCGCCCGGCATCGCGGGTGCGCGGCAGGCCGAGGAGGTGGGCGGCGGCGGGAGCGTGGTGACGGTCGAGCTGCCCGTGCCTGCCGACGTGGAGGACGGCACCGTGGTCGTCACCTCGGAGGTCGTCGAGGCCGGGCAAGTCGTGGCGGCCTGCTCCCAGGTCGTCGACCTCGACGGGTCGCGGAACGTGCCGGAGGACGCGATGCGCGTGCCGTGA